The segment CGACCCACACTGGCGTTTGTTGTGATGTTAGGGGCTTTGCGGAGTTTGGATGATACGTTCCACTCAAGTACCTTTTTGGGATGTTTTACTATGACGGTGATTGCCTATGTCTTCTCGGTATTTGGTCCAAGTGTGATTGACACGAGTTTCAAGGTTCCTTATATGCTCTTATCATCAGCATTTTGTGGATCAATCATGCTTGTATTTTTATTTAACCGCAATAACATTCGCCTAAATAAAAACACCGGATTTATGAGTTACATTATTATCATGTGTTTCATCTTATTTATTCTTGCTTTAGCACTCCCAAGTATCTTTGATATTGTTTTAGTGGTGATGAATGTCATTATGGTGGTTACGATAACGTTTGCGTTTGGCCAAATTATTCATCTTCGCGAAGCATAAGGATACCCAGAACAATTAAGATCTTTAAATTACGGTTGTATTTATCTTTAAACCTATGCTATAATCTCGATAGTATGAGTCCTTTAAGTTGTGACAGAGAGCACAACAAGGTACGCAGTCAACTTTTGTATTATGATGCATAAAGCTGCTTTTTACCTTATTTAAACTTAAAGGACACCTTCGGGTGTCCTTTTGTATAAAAGACCATACGGGAGAAAGAAGAGGTTTTACACATGAGTCATAATCTTACAGTCGGGGTTCAAGAAAAACCCAGCTCAACAAGCAAGTGGATTATTCTAAGCTTGCAGCATGTTTTTGCGATGTTTGGGGCAACCATTCTCGTTCCATTTTTAACGGGATTGGATGTAGGGGTCGCACTGGTCGCAAGTGGTATCGGTACCTTGATTTACATTCTATGTACAGGTGCTAAGGTTCCAATTTATTTAGGAAGCTCCTTTGCATATATTGGAAGTGTTGCTGCCGCAATCGCTTCAACCGGAGGCGCAGCAAGTGCTTATACCGGTCTTATGGTTGTAGGTCTTATCTACTTAGTTGTTTCCATCATCATTACATTTACGGGTAGTGGTTGGATTAAGAAATTATTACCACCCTTTGTTGTAGGGCCGATGATTGTGATTATCGGATTATCCCTTGCACCAACAGCGGTTAAAGAAGCAGGTTTAATGGGTATTGATGTTCTCTTAGAACAAGGTAAATATCTTGGTGTACAGGGTGCTGCTTGGAAAGTTCCTTTAGTAGCATTTGTAACATTTATGAGTGTTGTGCTCGTCTCAATTAAAGGAAAGGGCTTTATTAAAGTTGTTCCATTCTTAGTCGCTATTTTTGTAGGATACTTTACATCAGTTGCTTTAGGACTGGTGGATCTGGGTACCGTGTTCCAAGGATACAGTTTCTTCCAAATTCCAAAATTCCAATTTATTGGAACATATAAACTTGATTTCACAGCCGTTGCGGCTTTCGCACCATTAGCGCTTGTAACGATTGCGGAACACATTGGAGATCACGTAGTTCTCGGTGAGATTACGG is part of the Erysipelothrix piscisicarius genome and harbors:
- a CDS encoding accessory gene regulator B family protein, yielding MKKISLKLSHNFYKYGYIDEDDCDRMRFALEVVMSNLFTFGFIILMGIVFHCFRPTLAFVVMLGALRSLDDTFHSSTFLGCFTMTVIAYVFSVFGPSVIDTSFKVPYMLLSSAFCGSIMLVFLFNRNNIRLNKNTGFMSYIIIMCFILFILALALPSIFDIVLVVMNVIMVVTITFAFGQIIHLREA
- a CDS encoding uracil-xanthine permease family protein; the protein is MSHNLTVGVQEKPSSTSKWIILSLQHVFAMFGATILVPFLTGLDVGVALVASGIGTLIYILCTGAKVPIYLGSSFAYIGSVAAAIASTGGAASAYTGLMVVGLIYLVVSIIITFTGSGWIKKLLPPFVVGPMIVIIGLSLAPTAVKEAGLMGIDVLLEQGKYLGVQGAAWKVPLVAFVTFMSVVLVSIKGKGFIKVVPFLVAIFVGYFTSVALGLVDLGTVFQGYSFFQIPKFQFIGTYKLDFTAVAAFAPLALVTIAEHIGDHVVLGEITGEDYLDSPGLNRTILGDGLATFVSAALGGPANTTYGENTGVIAMTGVGSVYVTGLAAIFAILLGFLGWVQAFITSIPWAVIGGMTIVLYGLIASNGIKVLIKDRTDLSDMKNLVAVASMLVIGLGGASVQITSQTSLTGMSLAAIVGILLNLFLNFIDKPKEIKETY